In one window of Carcharodon carcharias isolate sCarCar2 chromosome 14, sCarCar2.pri, whole genome shotgun sequence DNA:
- the sall4 gene encoding sal-like protein 4 produces the protein MSRRKQAKPQHINSDEQLIVGNGSQDCQDDGDGEVNAKKCRTEETNICKKCCAEFFDLSKFLEHRKNCTKNPPVLIMNEDEREMPPKDSPESCPDNFANGQLTDQSKSNDSPEEKMHEENETAEMNVDIVESQKSCASNAASSLHPASDVTYVPQSKIPNTNVTLETIQNTKVAVTQHVPDNVPASNSNATGNVNVIPILLEQLVCLQQQQLQQIQLTEQIRIQVAMMAPHSLHPSIVAAADPLKTLGAHLSQQLSAAAALIGQKVGSQTFTIDGFKPVQLPHSSIGTTHFNKSLHHSESGSLQTTSALASLTSKPDSISCSENPSRLKHGNLTSPVARFPNPLLPQSPNSATIHSPLMGLSAASAARNQKGKPPNVAVFETKSSSEESFFKHKCKFCGKVFGNDSALQIHIRSHTGERPYKCNICGNRFTTKGNLKVHFQRHKEKYPHIRMNPYPVPEHLDNIPTSSGIPYGMSIPVDNSANWVDTKPVLQTLSNSVGLKLSTSFEDTSDKVPVSDFLQRRSPAVSETASMSSNVSNYESNLEIKSTNENGSAPTLATSIMSETSKPKPAFGNTLDNSQASETSKLQQLVENIDKTSTDPNECAVCHRILSCQSSLKMHYRTHTGERPFKCKVCGRAFSTKGNLKTHYGVHRAKPPLRVQHSCPICHKRFTNAVVLQQHIRMHMGGQIPNTPLPEGYYDGSDPEPALADEIAELDSSFTDENMDESELEGDKGTKVPTVEYSKPVLPYSDLPANSPLLVFSNIAALESQMKMINSSVNLQRQSSLKSSENGSPESEGMANDSSSAIGDQEYQNNRSPGASESALLQASSPANSYNGSHLSKSPGFSAPCENSGTKIEPVETSELPNDGALDLTSANIHRKIKEEVPSIPFTNGDCSAVQVPAGSFIRAPPCLIKVEVSDHGERPAGTTAQFLAPSAVAPIMPPILAPPPRRTPKQHNCPTCGKSFSSASALQIHERTHTGEKPFACTICGRAFTTKGNLKVHVGTHMWNNSARRGRRLSLDSPMILIGNDPKKISEMFPKDLMAPATNIEPTIWNQYTTVLANGLALKTNEISVIQNGGIPPITVSVASGSVVSTSTTVSKVDASQSGSSPAITEEKPSSESVAMPHIPHFVEESKIAVNLKKNDIL, from the exons GTTCTCAGGATTGTCAGGATGATGGAGATGGGGAAGTAAATGCAAAGAAATGCAGGACTGAGGAAACCAACATCTGTAAGAAATGCTGTGCAGAATTCTTTGATCTCTCCAAGTTCCTTGAGCACAGGAAAAATTGCACTAAAAACCCACCAGTTTTGATTATGAATGAAGACGAGAGGGAAATGCCTCCAAAAGACAGCCCAGAATCTTGTCCAGATAACTTTGCAAATGGCCAACTGACCGATCAATCTAAAAGCAATGATAGCCCTGAAGAAAAAATGCATGAAGAGAATGAAACTGCTGAGATGAATGTTGATATTGTAGAATCTCAAAAATCATGTGCCTCAAATGCTGCCTCAAGTTTACATCCAGCCTCTGACGTGACTTATGTCCCCCAATCTAAAATACCAAACACTAATGTCACATTGGAGACTATTCAGAACACTAAAGTGGCAGTGACTCAGCATGTTCCAGACAATGTGCCTGCCAGTAATTCAAATGCAACTGGAAATGTCAATGTCATTCCTATATTGCTTGAGCAATTGGTCtgtttgcagcagcagcaacttcaGCAGATTCAGTTAACTGAGCAAATCCGCATCCAGGTGGCAATGATGGCACCTCATTCTCTGCATCCTTCCATCGTTGCAGCTGCAGACCCTCTTAAAACACTGGGGGCTCACCTGTCACAAcagctttctgctgctgctgctttaatTGGGCAGAAAGTTGGTAGCCAAACCTTTACTATAGATGGTTTTAAACCAGTCCAGCTACCTCATTCTTCTATTGGTACAACTCATTTTAACAAGAGTTTACACCATTCTGAATCCGGGTCCCTCCAAACTACTAGTGCTCTAGCTTCATTAACCTCCAAGCCTGATTCCATTTCTTGCTCTGAAAACCCCTCCAGGCTCAAACATGGCAACCTTACAAGCCCAGTTGCGAGATTTCCAAATCCTTTGCTACCTCAGTCTCCAAATTCTGCAACTATCCACAGCCCGCTAATGGGACTATCTGCAGCTTCAGCTGCACGAAATCAGAAAGGCAAGCCTCCAAATGTTGCAGTATTTGAGACGAAGTCCAGTTCAGAAGAGTCCTTTTTCAAACACAAATGCAAGTTTTGTGGCAAAGTATTTGGAAATGACAGCGCTCTGCAGATTCACATCCGTTCCCACACTGGGGAAAGACCTTACAAGTGCAACATCTGTGGTAATCGTTTTACAACCAAAGGCAATCTAAAGGTCCATTTCCAGCGTCATAAGGAGAAGTATCCCCATATCCGAATGAATCCCTATCCTGTTCCTGAACATCTGGACAACATTCCAACTAGCAGCGGAATTCCATACGGCATGTCAATACCTGTTGACAATTCGGCAAACTGGGTGGACACCAAGCCTGTCTTACAAACATTGTCCAATTCAGTTGGCTTGAAGCTGTCAACTAGTTTTGAGGATACATCAGACAAGGTACCTGTGAGTGATTTTCTGCAAAGACGATCTCCAGCAGTAAGTGAAACTGCTTCTATGTCATCAAATGTCAGCAACTATGAATCTAACCTAGAAATTAAATCTACAAATGAAAATGGCAGTGCACCTACTTTGGCTACTTCCATAATGTCTGAAACCTCAAAACCTAAGCCAGCTTTTGGTAACACACTTGATAATAGCCAAGCATCTGAGACATCCAAACTACAACAGCTGGTAGAAAATATAGACAAAACATCCACTGACCCAAATGAATGTGCTGTGTGCCATCGTATTCTAAGTTGCCAGAGTTCACTAAAAATGCATTACCGTACTCACACTGGTGAAAGGCCATTCAAATGTAAAGTTTGTGGCAGGGCTTTTTCCACAAAAGGCAACCTCAAGACTCACTATGGGGTACATAGGGCAAAACCACCTTTGCGAGTGCAGCATTCATGTCCTATCTGCCACAAGAGATTCACCAATGCTGTTGTTCTTCAGCAGCACATCAGAATGCACATGGGAGGTCAGATCCCGAATACACCTTTGCCTGAGGGCTATTACGACGGTTCTGATCCAGAGCCAGCTTTGGCTGATGAAATTGCTGAACTAGACAGCAGTTTTACTGATGAAAATATGGATGAATCTGAGTTGGAAGGGGACAAAGGTACGAAGGTGCCTACAGTTGAGTATTCAAAACCAGTTTTGCCTTACAGTGACTTGCCAGCTAACTCTCCTTTGTTAGTATTCTCAAATATAgcagctttggagagtcagatgAAAATGATCAACTCTAGTGTGAACTTGCAACGACAGAGCAGTTTGAAATCTAGTGAGAATGGCTCCCCAGAAAGTGAAGGTATGGCTAATGATTCTTCTTCGGCAATAGGGGATCAAGAATACCAGAATAATAGGAGTCCAGGTGCTTCAGAATCTGCATTGTTACAAGCTTCGTCTCCTGCTAATAGCTATAATGGTAGTCATCTGTCCAAGTCACCAGGATTTTCTGCTCCTTGTGAAAATTCAGGAACAAAAATTGAGCCTGTTGAGACATCTGAACTACCAAATGATGGTGCATTAGATTTAACATCTGCCAATATTCATCGCAAAATTAAGGAAGAAGTGCCTAGTATACCATTTACTAATGGGGACTGCA GTGCTGTTCAAGTTCCTGCAGGTTCCTTTATCAGGGCTCCTCCTTGTCTGATTAAAGTGGAAGTAAGCGACCATGGAGAACGACCAGCAGGAACCACTGCACAGTTTCTTGCCCCATCAGCTGTGGCTCCAATCATGCCACCTATTTTGGCACCTCCACCCCGTCGTACACCTAAACAACACAACTGCCCTACTTGTGGAAAGAGCTTCTCCTCAGCAAGTGCTCTGCAGATTCACGAACGCACGCACACTGGTGAAAAGCCATTTGCATGCACCATCTGTGGAAGAGCTTTTACAACGAAAGGAAATCTCAAG GTCCATGTTGGAACTCACATGTGGAATAATTCAGCCAGACGTGGGAGACGTCTTTCACTAGATAGTCCTATGATACTGATTGGCAATGACCCAAAGAAGATCTCAGAGATGTTCCCAAAGGATCTAATGGCTCCTGCAACGAATATTGAACCAACCATCTGGAACCAATACACCACTGTGCTTGCCAATGGCTTGGCTTTGAAAACCAATGAGATCTCGGTGATTCAGAATGGTGGTATTCCTCCAATCACAGTTAGTGTGGCAAGCGGTTCTGTTGTGAGCACTAGCACTACAGTTTCCAAAGTGGATGCATCCCAGTCTGGCAGTAGTCCAGCAATCACTGAAGAGAAACCTAGTTCTGAAAGTGTTGCTATGCCTCACATCCCCCATTTTGTGGAAGAAAGCAAAATAGCTgttaatttaaagaaaaatgaCATTCTGTAG